The proteins below come from a single Ochotona princeps isolate mOchPri1 chromosome 6, mOchPri1.hap1, whole genome shotgun sequence genomic window:
- the DNAJA4 gene encoding dnaJ homolog subfamily A member 4 isoform X2, translating into MVKETQYYDILGVKPSASPEEIKKAYRKLALKYHPDKNPDEGEKFKLISQAYEVLSDPKKRDIYDQGGEQAIKEGGSGSPSFSSPMDIFDMFFGGGGRMARERRGKNVVHQLSVTLEDLYNGVTKKLALQKNVICEKCEGIGGKKGSVEKCPLCKGRGMQVHIQQIGPGMVQQIQTVCIECKGQGERINPKDRCESCSGAKVVREKKIIEVHVEKGMKDGQKILFHGEGDQEPELEPGDVIIVLDQKDHSVFQRRGHDLIMKMKIQLSEALCGFKKTIKTLDDRVLVITSKSGEVVKHGDLKCVRNEGMPIYKAPLEKGMLIIQFLVVFPEKQWLPLEKLPQLEALLPPRQEVRVTDDMDQVELKEFNPSEQNWRQHREAYDEDDDGPRAGVQCQTA; encoded by the exons ATGGTGAAGGAGACCCAGTACTATGACATCCTGGGGGTGAAGCCCAGCGCCTCCCCGGAGGAGATCAAGAAGGCCTATCGCAAGCTGGCGCTCAAGTACCACCCGGACAAGAACCCGGATGAGGGCGAGAAG TTTAAACTCATATCCCAGGCGTATGAGGTGCTTTCAGACCCAAAGAAGAGGGACATTTATGACCAGGGTGGAGAGCAAGCCATTAAAGAAGGTGGCTCCGGCAGCCCTAGCTTCTCATCACCCATGGACATCTTTGACATGTTCTTCGGCGGTGGCGGACGGATGGCCAGGGAGAGAAGAG GCAAGAATGTTGTGCACCAGTTGTCTGTAACTCTTGAAGATTTATATAATGGAGTCACGAAGAAGCTGGCCCTTCAGAAAAATGTAATCTGTGAGAAGTGTGAag GCATTGGGGGCAAGAAGGGGTCGGTGGAGAAGTGCCCGCTGTGCAAGGGCCGGGGCATGCAGGTGCACATCCAGCAGATCGGGCCAGGCATGGTGCAGCAGATCCAGACTGTGTGCATCGAGTGCAAAGGCCAGGGCGAGCGCATCAACCCCAAGGATCGCTGCGAGAGCTGCAGTGGTGCCAAGGTGGTCCGCGAGAAGAAGATTATCGAAGTCCACGTGGAGAAAG GTATGAAGGATGGGCAAAAGATTCTGTTTCATGGAGAAGGCGaccaggagcctgagctggagCCTGGCGATGTCATAATTGTGCTTGATCAGAAGGATCATAGTGTCTTTCAGAGGCGAGGCCATGACTTgatcatgaaaatgaaaattcagcTCTCTGAAGCTCTCTGTGGCTTCAAGAAGACGATAAAGACATTGGACGATCGGGTCCTGGTCATTACATCCAAGTCAG GGGAGGTGGTGAAGCACGGGGACCTGAAGTGCGTGCGCAACGAGGGCATGCCCATCTACAAGGCGCCCCTGGAGAAGGGCATGCTCATCATCCAGTTCCTC GTGGTCTTTCCCGAGAAACAGTGGCTTCCTCTGGAGAAGCTGCCCCAGCTGGAGGCTCTGCTTCCCCCACGGCAGGAGGTCAGGGTCACGGATGACATGGACCAGGTGGAGCTGAAGGAGTTCAATCCCAGTGAGCAGAACTGGCGCCAGCACCGGGAGGCCTATGATGAGGACGACGACGGGCCACGGGCCGGAGTGCAGTGCCAGACGGCGTGA
- the DNAJA4 gene encoding dnaJ homolog subfamily A member 4 isoform X1, with protein sequence MARGGSSHNWSAGEAEGRPEEEKAAEDPGNKMVKETQYYDILGVKPSASPEEIKKAYRKLALKYHPDKNPDEGEKFKLISQAYEVLSDPKKRDIYDQGGEQAIKEGGSGSPSFSSPMDIFDMFFGGGGRMARERRGKNVVHQLSVTLEDLYNGVTKKLALQKNVICEKCEGIGGKKGSVEKCPLCKGRGMQVHIQQIGPGMVQQIQTVCIECKGQGERINPKDRCESCSGAKVVREKKIIEVHVEKGMKDGQKILFHGEGDQEPELEPGDVIIVLDQKDHSVFQRRGHDLIMKMKIQLSEALCGFKKTIKTLDDRVLVITSKSGEVVKHGDLKCVRNEGMPIYKAPLEKGMLIIQFLVVFPEKQWLPLEKLPQLEALLPPRQEVRVTDDMDQVELKEFNPSEQNWRQHREAYDEDDDGPRAGVQCQTA encoded by the exons ATGGCCCGGGGCGGCTCCAGTCACAACTGGAGCGCCGGCGAGGcggaagggaggccggaggaagagAAGGCAGCCGAAGACCCGGG AAACAAGATGGTGAAGGAGACCCAGTACTATGACATCCTGGGGGTGAAGCCCAGCGCCTCCCCGGAGGAGATCAAGAAGGCCTATCGCAAGCTGGCGCTCAAGTACCACCCGGACAAGAACCCGGATGAGGGCGAGAAG TTTAAACTCATATCCCAGGCGTATGAGGTGCTTTCAGACCCAAAGAAGAGGGACATTTATGACCAGGGTGGAGAGCAAGCCATTAAAGAAGGTGGCTCCGGCAGCCCTAGCTTCTCATCACCCATGGACATCTTTGACATGTTCTTCGGCGGTGGCGGACGGATGGCCAGGGAGAGAAGAG GCAAGAATGTTGTGCACCAGTTGTCTGTAACTCTTGAAGATTTATATAATGGAGTCACGAAGAAGCTGGCCCTTCAGAAAAATGTAATCTGTGAGAAGTGTGAag GCATTGGGGGCAAGAAGGGGTCGGTGGAGAAGTGCCCGCTGTGCAAGGGCCGGGGCATGCAGGTGCACATCCAGCAGATCGGGCCAGGCATGGTGCAGCAGATCCAGACTGTGTGCATCGAGTGCAAAGGCCAGGGCGAGCGCATCAACCCCAAGGATCGCTGCGAGAGCTGCAGTGGTGCCAAGGTGGTCCGCGAGAAGAAGATTATCGAAGTCCACGTGGAGAAAG GTATGAAGGATGGGCAAAAGATTCTGTTTCATGGAGAAGGCGaccaggagcctgagctggagCCTGGCGATGTCATAATTGTGCTTGATCAGAAGGATCATAGTGTCTTTCAGAGGCGAGGCCATGACTTgatcatgaaaatgaaaattcagcTCTCTGAAGCTCTCTGTGGCTTCAAGAAGACGATAAAGACATTGGACGATCGGGTCCTGGTCATTACATCCAAGTCAG GGGAGGTGGTGAAGCACGGGGACCTGAAGTGCGTGCGCAACGAGGGCATGCCCATCTACAAGGCGCCCCTGGAGAAGGGCATGCTCATCATCCAGTTCCTC GTGGTCTTTCCCGAGAAACAGTGGCTTCCTCTGGAGAAGCTGCCCCAGCTGGAGGCTCTGCTTCCCCCACGGCAGGAGGTCAGGGTCACGGATGACATGGACCAGGTGGAGCTGAAGGAGTTCAATCCCAGTGAGCAGAACTGGCGCCAGCACCGGGAGGCCTATGATGAGGACGACGACGGGCCACGGGCCGGAGTGCAGTGCCAGACGGCGTGA